One Cucurbita pepo subsp. pepo cultivar mu-cu-16 chromosome LG11, ASM280686v2, whole genome shotgun sequence DNA window includes the following coding sequences:
- the LOC111804918 gene encoding eukaryotic translation initiation factor 5A-2-like, producing MSDEEHQFESKADAGASKTFPQQAGTIRKNGYLVIKGRPCKVVEVSTSKTGKHGHAKCHFVAIDIFTTKKLEDIVPSSHNCDVPEVTRTDYQLIDISEDGFVSLLTDNGSTKDDLRLPTDDSLLTQIKDGFAEGKDLVVSVMSAMGEEQICGLKDIGPKS from the exons ATGTCGGACGAAGAGCATCAATTCGAGTCGAAGGCCGACGCCGGAGCCTCCAAGACCTTCCCTCAGCAGGCCGGAACCATCCGCAAGAATGGTTACCTTGTCATCAAGGGCCGTCCTTGTAAG GTAGTTGAGGTTTCTACGTCCAAGACTGGAAAGCATGGACATGCTAAATGTCACTTTGTGGCAATTGATATATTCACCACCAAAAAACTTGAAGATATTGTTCCATCGTCCCACAACTGTGAT GTTCCTGAGGTTACTCGTACCGATTATCAGCTTATCGACATCTCTGAAGATGGATTT GTGAGCCTCTTGACTGACAATGGAAGCACAAAGGATGATTTGAGGCTTCCTACGGATGATAGTTTACTTACTCAG ATTAAAGATGGGTTTGCAGAAGGAAAGGACCTTGTTGTGAGTGTCATGTCAGCCATGGGAGAGGAACAAATCTGTGGCTTGAAGGATATTGGCCCAAAGAGTTAG
- the LOC111804917 gene encoding probable WRKY transcription factor 40 — MEPSATINTSLDLNFNPPPYTDDESPATSTLTPLKAETPAVLAEKLNRMSSENQKLNQMLGRVVENYSLLQNQVIRLMFKSRKRKAGCDSCNFNRNGSDQYCGCCSDDDSCYKRPRESSKPKVMRVLVSTPVSDSSLVVKDGYQWRKYGQKVTKDNPSPRAYYKCSFAPSCPVKRKVQRSVEDPSYLVATYEGEHNHPKPNSGIEYQLVGPIQLGSNLDSSVSSPSSSVVKGPSIMPSVVTYDYLSKSPSTTTTVKASVPELETPPASSSTQTILVQQMASLLTRDPNFTRALATAITGTMVDKEIWR, encoded by the exons ATGGAACCCTCAGCCACCATCAATACTTCTCTCGATCTGAATTTCAATCCTCCGCCGTACACCGATGACGAATCTCCGGCCACTTCTACTCTTACTCCACTTAAAGCAGAG ACACCGGCTGTTCTTGCCGAAAAGTTGAATCGGATGAGTTCGGAGAATCAGAAGCTAAATCAGATGCTAGGACGCGTCGTTGAGAATTACAGTCTTCTGCAAAATCAGGTGATCCGTTTGATGTTCAAATCGAGGAAGCGAAAGGCAGGTTGCGATAGTTGCAACTTCAATCGGAACGGATCTGATCAATATTGTGGCTGCTGTAGCGACGATGATTCGTGTTATAAGAGACCTAGAGAAAGCAGTAAGCCGAAGGTCATGAGAGTTTTGGTTTCGACGCCAGTTTCCGATTCCAGCCTG GTTGTGAAGGATGGATATCAATGGAGGAAATATGGTCAAAAAGTCACTAAAGACAACCCCTCCCCTAGAGCTTACTATAAATGCTCATTTGCTCCTAGTTGCCCGGTGAAAAGAAAGGT NCAAAGAAGTGTTGAAGATCCATCCTATTTAGTGGCCACTTATGAAGGAGAGCACAATCACCCGAAACCTAATTCTGGAATTGAGTATCAATTGGTTGGACCAATTCAGTTGGGTTCAAATCTAGATTCTTCTGTTTCATCACCCTCCTCCTCAGTCGTCAAAGGTCCATCAATAATGCCTTCCGTTGTAACCTATGATTATTTATCCAAATCCCCATCAACGACGACCACTGTGAAAGCTTCAGTTCCAGAACTTGAAACACCCCCAGCTTCTTCATCAACCCAAACTATTCTAGTTCAACAAATGGCTTCCCTTTTGACCAGAGACCCAAACTTCACCAGAGCCCTTGCCACTGCCATTACTGGAACCATGGTCGATAAAGAAATCTGGcgataa
- the LOC111805726 gene encoding BTB/POZ domain-containing protein NPY1-like isoform X2, translating to MKFMKLGSKPDAFLADGKTTRYVSSELPTDVTIFVGEVKFRVHKFPLLSKSNCLQKLVSKANEENSEEIHLIDFPGGPKAFEICAKFCYGITVTLNAYNVVAARCAAEFLEMTEDIEKGNLVFKIEVFLNSSIFRSWKDSIIVLQTSKSLLPWSEDLNIVGRCIDSIASKTSVDPANITWSYTYNRKLAEVDRIVDDGMKGQKKIDCVPNDWWVEDVCELEIDLYRRVMIAVKSKGRMDGSVIGEALKTYAVRWLPDTVNALASDAHIKRNRSLIETIICLLPSDRTTGCSCGFLLKLMKVAILVGADDASREDLVKRISLKLHEASVKDLLILAQSPQITRYDVDLVHRIVNQYFVHHKFNRDSDDIERSEKGADNLLLGHGSSLNVAKLIDEYLAEIADDPSLLLARFIDLSQSIPEFARPIHDRLYKAIDIYLKVHPNLTKADKRKICGLIDVKKLTTEASMHAAQNERLPLRVVVQVLFFEQVRVSAGVEAQNNNNNSRDSSSAMTSIDEECPKELDNSKSLKHNVGHMTINEDIQKTQLAKKSSKNSRSGMKLLPSRSRRIFDKLWIVGKGHGEGRSPETSGSSQSPTSVVPVHMKSSGTYTRQRRHSIS from the exons TTTCCTCTGTTGTCCAAGAGCAATTGCTTGCAAAAACTAGTATCAAAAGCCAATGAGGAGAATTCCGAAGAAAttcatttgattgattttcCTGGTGGACCTAAGGCATTTGAAATATGTGCAAAGTTTTGCTATGGAATCACTGTTACTCTTAATGCCTATAATGTTGTGGCTGCTCGTTGTGCTGCTGAATTCCTCGAAATGACCGAGGATATCGAAAAAGGAAACCTTGTATTCAAGATCGAGGTGTTCCTAAACTCTAGCATCTTTCGTAGTTGGAAAGACTCCATCATTGTGCTCCAAACATCCAAATCTCTTCTTCCATGGTCTGAAGATTTGAATATTGTAGGGAGATGTATCGATTCGATTGCCTCGAAAACTTCTGTGGACCCTGCAAATATCACATGGTCTTACACATATAACAGGAAACTTGCAGAGGTAGATAGAATTGTAGATGATGGAATGAAGggtcaaaagaaaattgactGTGTACCAAACGACTGGTGGGTTGAAGATGTTTGTGAGCTAGAGATTGATCTATATAGGCGTGTTATGATTGCTGTGAAATCAAAGGGAAGAATGGACGGTTCTGTAATTGGGGAGGCGCTTAAAACTTATGCTGTTAGATGGCTACCAGACACTGTAAATGCTTTGGCCTCTGATGCCCATATTAAGAGGAACAGGTCTCTCATTGAAACAATCATTTGCTTATTGCCATCCGACAGAACCACAGGTTGCTCATGCGGTTTCTTGCTCAAACTCATGAAGGTTGCCATTTTGGTTGGAGCCGATGATGCATCGAGGGAAGATTTGGTGAAGAGAATTAGCTTGAAGCTACATGAGGCTTCAGTCAAAGATTTATTGATTCTTGCACAATCTCCCCAGATTACAAGATATGATGTTGACTTGGTTCATAGGATTGTGAATCAGTATTTTGTTCATCATAAGTTCAACCGAGATTCGGATGATATCGAGCGGAGCGAGAAAGGAGCTGATAATCTTTTACTGGGGCATGGGTCCTCATTGAATGTAGCTAAATTGATTGACGAGTATCTTGCTGAAATTGCAGATGACCCGAGTCTCTTACTCGCTAGGTTCATCGACTTGTCACAGTCGATTCCTGAATTTGCAAGGCCAATACATGATAGATTATATAAAGCAATCGACATTTATCTTAAG GTTCACCCAAATTTGACAAAAGCTGATAAGAGGAAGATATGTGGTCTGATTGATGTCAAGAAACTTACAACGGAGGCGTCGATGCATGCAGCGCAGAATGAACGGCTCCCACTTAGAGTTGTCGTTCAAGTTCTCTTCTTTGAACAGGTTAGAGTCTCAGCTGGTGTCGAAGcacaaaacaacaacaacaactctCGAGACTCGTCGAGTGCAATGACGAGCATAGACGAAGAATGCCCGAAGGAGTTGGACAACAGCAAGTCCCTAAAACACAATGTGGGGCACATGACGATAAATGAAGACATTCAGAAAACTCAGTTGGCTAAGAAGAGCAGCAAGAACAGTAGAAGTGGAATGAAGCTGTTGCCTTCAAGGTCGAGGAGAATTTTCGATAAGTTATGGATCGTAGGTAAAGGTCATGGGGAAGGTCGGAGTCCCGAAACGTCGGGGAGTTCTCAGAGTCCAACTTCAGTGGTTCCTGTGCATATGAAGTCTTCTGGTACGTATACAAGACAGAGGCGGCACTCAATATCTTAG